From a region of the Salinispira pacifica genome:
- a CDS encoding polyphenol oxidase family protein, with protein MSPMKVPNTMYESLPRPEGGWYDLSPRGSAAPPMFLSSASLGSAGTSGVRGLAQRCRLISTLREGAGKGPRKARPPEQDEQKPAAQDEQKPAAQKPVTLEAGQGSLLVSVKQVHSMDVLIIRGLQRNGGRQRDSVRISVISSQWREASFSRGGEKVLAEPGWDAFLDEAADGFPMLHGIEADGILTNLDLITPGVTVADCMPIFLHTGAWRGLLHSGWAGTGILRAALEYLSEAGQEAPEVVLGPCISADSYEVDQSRADLFSRRHGANAVRGRHLDLPAANLGILEEISRMELFRQEFRILVRDSCTVKHSGLFSYRRMGPESYGLMLALFPPDRSRIPVCSGSELRELQHGRIRKV; from the coding sequence ATGAGCCCCATGAAAGTGCCGAACACCATGTATGAATCCCTTCCCCGGCCCGAGGGAGGCTGGTATGACCTCAGCCCCCGGGGAAGTGCAGCTCCCCCCATGTTTCTCTCGTCAGCCTCGCTGGGAAGTGCCGGAACCTCGGGCGTCCGGGGACTGGCGCAGCGCTGCAGGCTCATTTCCACATTGAGGGAGGGGGCCGGGAAGGGCCCACGGAAAGCCCGGCCCCCGGAACAGGATGAGCAGAAGCCCGCGGCACAGGATGAGCAGAAGCCCGCGGCACAGAAGCCTGTGACACTGGAAGCGGGCCAGGGTTCGCTCCTCGTATCCGTGAAGCAGGTACACAGCATGGATGTCCTTATCATACGGGGCCTTCAGCGAAACGGCGGCCGACAGCGTGACAGCGTGAGAATTTCGGTCATTTCTTCACAGTGGCGGGAGGCCTCTTTTTCCAGGGGCGGTGAGAAGGTCCTGGCGGAACCGGGGTGGGATGCATTTCTGGATGAAGCAGCTGATGGATTTCCTATGCTTCACGGCATTGAAGCCGACGGAATTCTTACCAACCTGGATCTGATCACACCGGGGGTGACGGTGGCTGACTGCATGCCGATTTTTCTGCATACAGGAGCCTGGAGGGGGCTCCTTCATTCGGGCTGGGCGGGAACGGGGATTTTGCGTGCTGCCCTGGAATATCTGTCCGAAGCGGGGCAGGAGGCTCCGGAAGTTGTTCTGGGCCCCTGCATTTCGGCGGACAGCTATGAGGTGGATCAGTCACGGGCGGATTTGTTTTCCCGGCGTCATGGCGCGAACGCGGTGCGGGGCAGACACCTGGATTTGCCGGCAGCCAACCTGGGAATTCTGGAAGAGATTTCCCGCATGGAGCTGTTCCGTCAGGAATTCCGGATCCTGGTTCGGGACAGTTGCACAGTAAAGCATTCTGGTTTATTTTCTTACAGGCGGATGGGACCGGAGTCCTATGGCCTGATGCTTGCTCTATTTCCTCCGGACAGATCCCGTATCCCCGTCTGCAGCGGCAGCGAGCTCCGCGAATTGCAGCACGGCCGGATCCGGAAGGTCTGA
- the argS gene encoding arginine--tRNA ligase codes for MKELKIELAQKLLLALKDFAGEKNLELSISIDDIMIETPPKPELGDVAFPMFPFARLLRMGPPQIAASMVSRLQEMGVDAEQAGPYVNARLDRSHAAGQTITRILQEGDTYGSNANYHGEKVMIEFSSPNTNKPLHLGHLRNNALGESVARVLKANGAQVRKVNLVNDRGVHICKSMLAYKELGDGDSPGKQGVKSDHFVGDYYVKYNEMASRDPDAEKRAQAMLNAWEAGDGETVDLWKTMNSWALEGLKETYERTGIHFDDIYYESNTYKLGREHVLKGLEDGVFFRDEEGTVWIDLEDIKLDKKVLLRKDGTSLYMTQDIGTAVSRHEDWPFERLIYVVAYEQNYHFRVLFHILKKLGFDWADKLYHLSYGMVNLPDGKMKSREGTVVDADKLLDELRDLALQEMTEKGRDQKIDDPQAVAEQVALGAIHYYLLQGTPSKDMVFNPAESLSFNGNTGPYLQYMGARISSMFRKYGKDLPSPESLDWKLLKEDEEWELVKLLASYPQAVEAAGTDYNPAHIASHLYELGKAFSRFYHEHPVLNCPDASLRDLRLYLAWAVKRVLMHGFHLINMPFLESM; via the coding sequence ATGAAAGAATTGAAAATTGAACTTGCTCAGAAACTTCTTCTTGCGCTCAAGGATTTTGCAGGGGAGAAGAATCTGGAGCTTTCCATTTCTATTGATGATATTATGATTGAGACTCCTCCCAAGCCCGAGCTGGGGGATGTGGCGTTCCCCATGTTTCCTTTTGCCAGGCTTCTGCGTATGGGCCCGCCGCAGATTGCAGCTTCAATGGTTTCGCGGCTTCAGGAGATGGGAGTTGATGCCGAACAGGCCGGTCCCTATGTAAATGCACGTCTGGATCGCAGTCATGCGGCCGGGCAGACAATTACCAGAATCCTTCAGGAAGGGGATACCTACGGGTCCAACGCTAATTATCACGGTGAAAAAGTGATGATCGAGTTTTCATCCCCCAACACCAACAAGCCCCTCCATCTGGGGCACCTGAGAAATAATGCTCTGGGAGAGTCTGTCGCACGGGTGCTCAAAGCCAACGGCGCCCAGGTCCGGAAAGTGAATCTGGTAAATGACCGAGGGGTGCATATCTGCAAGTCCATGCTTGCCTACAAGGAGCTTGGCGACGGGGACAGCCCCGGGAAGCAAGGAGTGAAATCCGACCATTTTGTTGGAGACTATTATGTGAAGTACAATGAGATGGCTTCCAGAGATCCCGATGCGGAAAAGCGCGCCCAGGCCATGCTCAATGCCTGGGAAGCCGGGGACGGGGAGACGGTGGATCTGTGGAAAACCATGAACTCCTGGGCTCTTGAGGGGCTGAAAGAAACCTATGAGCGTACCGGCATTCATTTTGATGACATCTACTATGAGAGCAACACCTACAAGCTGGGCCGTGAACATGTCCTGAAGGGGCTGGAAGACGGAGTGTTTTTCCGGGATGAAGAGGGTACGGTCTGGATAGATCTGGAAGATATCAAACTGGACAAAAAAGTGCTGTTGAGAAAAGACGGTACCAGCCTCTACATGACCCAGGATATCGGAACCGCGGTGAGCAGGCATGAAGACTGGCCCTTTGAGCGTCTCATCTACGTGGTTGCGTATGAACAGAACTATCACTTCAGGGTGCTGTTTCATATCCTCAAAAAGCTGGGATTTGACTGGGCGGATAAACTCTACCATCTGTCCTACGGCATGGTGAACCTCCCCGACGGAAAGATGAAGAGCCGGGAAGGCACCGTAGTGGATGCAGATAAGCTCCTTGACGAGCTGAGAGATCTTGCCCTCCAGGAAATGACCGAGAAGGGCAGGGATCAGAAAATTGATGATCCCCAGGCGGTTGCCGAGCAGGTGGCCCTGGGCGCCATCCATTATTATCTGCTCCAGGGAACCCCGTCAAAGGATATGGTGTTCAACCCCGCAGAATCCCTGTCATTCAACGGAAACACAGGACCATACCTCCAGTACATGGGAGCACGGATTTCCAGCATGTTCCGGAAATACGGAAAGGATCTTCCCTCTCCCGAATCCCTGGATTGGAAGCTGCTGAAAGAAGACGAGGAGTGGGAGCTGGTAAAACTTCTGGCGTCCTATCCCCAGGCCGTGGAAGCTGCGGGAACCGACTACAACCCCGCCCACATTGCATCCCACCTTTACGAACTGGGGAAGGCCTTCTCCCGATTCTACCACGAGCATCCGGTGCTGAACTGTCCCGATGCAAGTCTCAGAGATCTTCGCCTGTATCTGGCCTGGGCAGTCAAACGGGTGCTGATGCACGGGTTTCACCTGATCAATATGCCCTTCCTGGAAAGCATGTAG
- the gltB gene encoding glutamate synthase large subunit, with translation MAFKQRPKKQGLYDPAFEHDACGVGFIAHIKGDASHSIVKDAEEILIRMTHRGAVGAEKNTGDGAGILTSLPHEFLRKAAKKDLQLDLPAPGTYGAGIVFFPQDDTRRSKCLEIFQTQAEEEDLELLGWREVPTNNTMIGPSARESEPVMKTAFLKLKEGSEPSSNPQDELEKRLYILRKRVTNSIRGTSELDPDDFFYVCSLSSRVMVYKGMLMPEQLFPYFPDLDNKDFTSHLAMVHSRFSTNTFPSWDRAQPLRYMSHNGEINTLRGNVNKMRSREGTLKSEFFGPKLASTFPVNEPDLSDSGNFDNVLELLIMAGRKLPEAVMMMIPEAWQRDPQMDPEKRAMYEYFSNMMEPWDGPASVVFTDGTYIGATLDRNGLRPSRYYVTDDDRVIMASEVGVLDIPEDHIVAKGRLQPGKMFLVNFNEGRIIDDNELKSSYSGEQPYGTWLEEKRITLDEIPAPEDVPGLDERSLLQRLKLNGFTWEHLREVLKPMAELAKEPLGSMGNDAPLAVLSDNPRMLYDYFKQLFAQVTNPPIDSVRESVIMSLKTYIGPEGNLLEPGADHAHRLMLEEPVLTNDQLAALKHMDHRGWRSKTLDITYPVRSGKDGLMDALERISREAEQAIADGASLVILSDRNAGRNNIPLPALLAVGSIHQYLVSMHKRTQIGLVLESAEPREVHHFCTLTGYGADAVNPYLAFEAMWKMQDDGQLDPELSREQLADDYLRAIEYGMQKVFAKMGISTLESYKGAQIFEAVGLASEVVERCFTGTASRIEGADFQHIAEECQRRHNIAYPDGNPTVGEEYLNPGDYSVRHGGEGHMWDAESIANLQIAVRSNDVNYYKAFSRHQDQRSQRQYTLRGLLRFKEGVESIPIEEVEPIESIMTRFASGAMSFGSISQEAHETLAIAMNRVGGKSNTGEGGEMPERFKPLANGDSKRSAIKQVASGRFGVTNEYLTNADEIQIKMAQGAKPGEGGELPGHKVFEVIAKTRHTTKGVGLISPPPHHDIYSIEDLAQLIFDLKNSNPKARISVKLVSKVGVGTIAAGVAKGHADHILISGHDGGTGASPLTGIKHAGLPWELGLAETHQTLVMNDLRSRVVIQTDGQLKTGRDVVIAAILGAEEFGFATSALITMGCIMMRKCQKNTCPVGVATQDERLRKKFTGKPEHVVNFLKFIAQEARELMAQLGVRSINELIGRVDLVEADDSVRNWKSEGIDLSSLLNPPKNELARTGTICCIPQDHGIADILDRRLIELSRKAISMKKKVELELGIKNTDRAVGTMLSHEIAKRYGFDGLPENTLDIKLRGHAGQSFGGWLASGVTLELEGDANDYVGKGLSGGTICIYPPKHSRFQAEENIIIGNVAFYGAITGKAFIRGMAAERFCVRNSGAKVVIEGVGDHGCEYMTGGRAVILGEAGRNFGAGMSGGIAYVWDQNGTFRENINPGMIDSYDLITQEAWEIEEVKTLIEEHLEWTGSTRAQDILDNWEKESKKFVKVISPAYAKVLELEKEADREAVHG, from the coding sequence ATGGCATTTAAACAACGACCCAAGAAGCAGGGACTGTATGACCCCGCATTTGAACATGATGCCTGCGGTGTGGGGTTTATCGCCCACATTAAAGGTGATGCAAGTCATTCAATTGTAAAAGACGCAGAAGAGATCCTTATCCGGATGACCCACCGGGGTGCGGTGGGCGCGGAAAAAAACACCGGGGACGGGGCGGGAATTCTCACATCCCTTCCCCACGAATTTCTCAGGAAGGCCGCAAAAAAGGATCTGCAGCTTGATCTGCCCGCTCCAGGAACCTACGGCGCGGGGATTGTATTTTTTCCTCAGGATGATACCCGCCGGAGCAAATGTCTGGAAATTTTCCAAACCCAGGCCGAAGAAGAGGATCTTGAGCTTTTAGGCTGGCGTGAAGTTCCCACCAACAACACTATGATCGGCCCCAGTGCCCGGGAAAGCGAACCGGTAATGAAGACCGCATTCCTGAAGCTGAAGGAAGGAAGCGAACCCTCCTCCAATCCCCAGGATGAGCTTGAGAAGCGTCTGTACATTCTGCGCAAGCGGGTAACCAACAGCATCAGGGGAACCAGCGAACTGGATCCCGACGATTTTTTCTACGTATGCTCTCTCTCATCCAGGGTGATGGTGTACAAGGGCATGCTTATGCCCGAGCAGCTGTTTCCCTACTTCCCCGATCTGGATAACAAGGATTTCACCTCCCACCTGGCCATGGTGCATTCCCGGTTTTCCACCAACACCTTTCCCAGCTGGGACCGGGCCCAGCCTCTGCGCTATATGAGTCATAACGGAGAAATCAACACCCTCCGGGGAAATGTGAATAAAATGCGCAGCCGGGAAGGTACGCTCAAGAGTGAATTCTTCGGCCCGAAACTTGCATCTACATTCCCGGTGAACGAACCCGACCTCTCTGACTCGGGAAATTTTGATAATGTGCTTGAGCTTCTGATTATGGCGGGCAGGAAGCTTCCCGAAGCGGTGATGATGATGATTCCCGAAGCCTGGCAGAGAGACCCCCAGATGGATCCCGAAAAGCGGGCCATGTACGAGTATTTTTCCAACATGATGGAGCCCTGGGACGGTCCCGCTTCGGTGGTGTTCACCGACGGTACCTACATTGGTGCAACCCTTGATCGAAACGGATTGCGCCCCAGCAGATACTATGTGACCGACGATGATCGGGTGATTATGGCCTCGGAGGTGGGGGTTCTTGATATTCCCGAGGATCACATCGTGGCCAAGGGCCGTCTCCAGCCGGGAAAAATGTTTCTGGTTAACTTTAATGAAGGGCGGATTATCGATGACAACGAGCTGAAAAGCAGTTACAGCGGTGAACAGCCCTACGGAACATGGCTGGAAGAGAAACGGATTACCCTGGATGAGATTCCCGCTCCGGAGGATGTTCCCGGTCTGGATGAACGGAGCCTGCTTCAGCGTCTTAAACTGAACGGGTTCACCTGGGAACATCTGCGGGAAGTACTGAAACCCATGGCTGAACTGGCCAAGGAGCCCCTGGGAAGCATGGGGAATGACGCTCCTCTGGCAGTTCTCTCGGATAATCCACGGATGCTCTACGACTATTTCAAGCAGCTGTTCGCTCAGGTTACCAATCCGCCCATCGACTCGGTGCGTGAATCGGTGATTATGAGTCTGAAAACCTATATCGGCCCGGAAGGAAACCTTCTGGAGCCGGGCGCAGATCATGCTCACCGGCTCATGCTTGAAGAACCGGTGCTCACCAACGATCAGCTGGCCGCTTTGAAGCATATGGACCACCGGGGCTGGAGAAGCAAAACCCTGGACATCACCTATCCGGTACGAAGCGGAAAAGACGGGTTGATGGACGCCCTTGAAAGGATCAGCAGGGAAGCGGAGCAGGCAATCGCCGATGGTGCCAGCCTGGTCATTCTTTCGGACCGGAATGCCGGACGGAACAACATCCCCTTGCCCGCACTTCTGGCGGTGGGCTCCATCCATCAGTATCTGGTGAGCATGCACAAGCGCACCCAGATCGGACTGGTGCTGGAATCCGCAGAGCCCAGGGAGGTACACCATTTCTGTACCCTCACCGGGTACGGTGCGGATGCGGTAAATCCCTATCTTGCATTTGAAGCAATGTGGAAAATGCAGGATGACGGTCAGCTTGATCCGGAACTGAGCAGGGAACAGCTCGCCGACGATTACCTGAGAGCCATTGAGTACGGTATGCAGAAGGTATTCGCAAAAATGGGAATCTCCACCCTTGAATCCTACAAGGGTGCCCAGATTTTTGAAGCCGTGGGGCTTGCGTCAGAAGTTGTTGAACGCTGCTTCACCGGTACCGCAAGCAGGATTGAAGGGGCCGATTTCCAGCATATCGCAGAGGAATGTCAGCGCCGACACAACATTGCGTATCCCGACGGGAATCCCACCGTGGGCGAGGAATATCTCAACCCCGGGGACTACTCGGTCCGCCACGGCGGGGAAGGCCACATGTGGGATGCCGAATCCATTGCCAACCTCCAGATTGCGGTCCGCAGCAACGATGTAAACTACTATAAGGCCTTCTCCCGGCATCAGGATCAGCGCAGTCAGCGGCAGTATACCCTTCGGGGGCTTCTGCGCTTTAAAGAAGGAGTTGAGTCCATACCCATTGAGGAAGTTGAACCCATAGAAAGCATTATGACCCGCTTCGCCAGCGGAGCCATGAGTTTCGGCTCCATCAGTCAGGAAGCCCATGAAACCCTGGCCATCGCCATGAACCGGGTAGGGGGAAAATCCAACACCGGCGAGGGGGGGGAGATGCCAGAGCGCTTCAAGCCCCTTGCCAACGGCGACAGCAAGCGTTCTGCAATTAAGCAGGTGGCTTCCGGCCGTTTCGGGGTTACCAACGAATATCTCACCAACGCCGATGAGATCCAGATCAAAATGGCACAGGGAGCCAAGCCCGGCGAAGGCGGAGAGCTTCCGGGACACAAGGTTTTTGAGGTGATTGCCAAAACCCGGCATACCACCAAAGGGGTTGGGCTCATTTCCCCGCCCCCCCATCATGATATCTATTCCATCGAAGACCTGGCTCAGCTGATCTTCGATCTGAAAAACTCAAACCCCAAGGCAAGAATCAGTGTGAAACTGGTCTCCAAGGTTGGAGTGGGAACCATCGCCGCCGGGGTGGCAAAGGGTCATGCGGATCACATTCTCATATCAGGACATGACGGCGGAACCGGAGCAAGTCCGCTCACCGGCATTAAGCATGCCGGTCTGCCCTGGGAACTGGGGCTGGCGGAAACCCACCAGACCCTGGTCATGAACGACCTGAGAAGCCGGGTAGTAATTCAGACAGACGGTCAGCTGAAAACCGGCCGGGATGTGGTAATCGCCGCAATTCTGGGTGCCGAAGAGTTCGGCTTTGCAACATCCGCCCTGATCACCATGGGCTGCATCATGATGCGGAAGTGTCAGAAAAATACCTGTCCCGTGGGTGTGGCCACACAGGATGAACGGCTGAGAAAAAAATTCACCGGGAAGCCTGAGCATGTGGTGAATTTCCTGAAGTTTATCGCCCAGGAGGCACGGGAACTGATGGCTCAGCTGGGTGTGCGAAGCATCAATGAGCTGATCGGCCGGGTGGATCTGGTTGAAGCCGATGACAGCGTACGTAACTGGAAGAGCGAGGGGATCGATCTCAGCTCCCTGCTCAATCCCCCGAAAAATGAACTTGCCCGAACCGGTACCATCTGCTGCATTCCCCAGGACCATGGAATCGCAGATATTCTGGACCGCCGCCTCATCGAGCTGTCCCGAAAGGCCATCAGCATGAAGAAAAAAGTTGAACTGGAACTGGGTATTAAAAACACCGACAGGGCTGTCGGAACCATGCTCAGCCATGAAATTGCCAAGCGCTACGGCTTTGACGGCCTGCCGGAAAACACCCTGGATATTAAACTCAGGGGACACGCCGGGCAGTCCTTCGGAGGCTGGCTGGCGTCCGGAGTCACTCTGGAGCTGGAAGGGGATGCCAACGACTATGTCGGGAAGGGACTGAGCGGAGGAACCATCTGTATATATCCTCCGAAACATTCCCGGTTCCAGGCTGAGGAAAATATCATCATCGGAAACGTTGCCTTTTATGGAGCAATCACCGGGAAGGCATTTATCCGGGGGATGGCCGCAGAGCGCTTCTGTGTGAGGAACTCCGGAGCCAAGGTGGTGATCGAAGGCGTGGGCGACCACGGCTGCGAGTACATGACCGGCGGACGTGCGGTAATTCTGGGTGAAGCCGGAAGAAACTTCGGCGCAGGCATGAGCGGCGGCATTGCCTATGTCTGGGATCAGAATGGAACATTCCGGGAAAATATCAATCCCGGCATGATCGACAGCTACGACCTGATCACCCAGGAAGCATGGGAGATCGAAGAGGTGAAAACCCTTATAGAAGAGCACCTTGAGTGGACGGGATCAACCAGGGCCCAGGATATTCTGGACAACTGGGAGAAAGAGTCGAAGAAGTTTGTAAAAGTGATCAGTCCTGCATATGCCAAGGTGCTGGAACTGGAAAAAGAAGCAGACAGGGAGGCGGTTCATGGGTAA
- a CDS encoding glutamate synthase subunit beta has product MGKPTGFLEIERNKVKWRDPSVRSQDFLEFAVEHDDKARQEQGARCMDCGVPFCQTDYGCPVHNLIPEWNDLVYQGRWNEAYWRLRLTNNFPEFTGRVCPAPCETACVLGINEPAVTIKDNEAAIIDRAWESGLVQPRPPRYRNGKTVAIVGSGPAGLAAADELNQAGYSVTVYEREDRVGGLLMYGIPNMKLDKTLVEKRCNLMAEEGVEFRTGVDVGKDMSIKELRDSNDAVLLTVGATNPRDLPVPGRELKGVHFAMEFLTANTRSYLNSKLSDGKYIDAKGKKVIVIGGGDTGNDCIGTSVRHGAESVINFELLSRPPKERDASMPWPTYPRLEKSDYGHQEAEAKYGRDPREYNILTKEFIGDGEGNLKALKTVRVEWSKKPGERPTFAEVPGTEETWEADLVFLALGFLGPEQYLAESLELDTDQRSNYRAEYGEYATSVDNVFAAGDARRGQSLIVWAINEGRGAARAVDLKLNGSSNLRG; this is encoded by the coding sequence ATGGGTAAGCCCACAGGATTCCTTGAAATAGAGCGTAATAAAGTGAAGTGGAGGGACCCCAGCGTCCGCTCCCAGGATTTTCTCGAATTTGCAGTTGAGCATGATGACAAGGCCAGGCAGGAGCAGGGTGCACGCTGTATGGACTGCGGCGTCCCCTTCTGTCAGACCGACTACGGCTGTCCGGTGCACAATCTCATTCCCGAGTGGAACGATCTGGTGTACCAGGGCCGCTGGAACGAGGCCTACTGGCGGCTTCGGCTAACAAACAACTTTCCGGAGTTCACCGGCCGAGTCTGTCCCGCGCCCTGTGAAACCGCCTGTGTTCTGGGCATTAATGAGCCTGCGGTAACCATCAAAGATAATGAGGCGGCCATCATCGACCGTGCCTGGGAATCCGGGCTGGTGCAGCCCCGTCCTCCCCGCTACCGGAACGGTAAAACCGTCGCCATTGTGGGCAGCGGTCCCGCAGGTCTTGCTGCGGCGGATGAGCTGAATCAGGCAGGATACTCGGTTACCGTGTATGAGCGTGAAGACCGGGTGGGGGGGCTTCTGATGTACGGCATTCCCAACATGAAGCTTGATAAAACCCTAGTGGAAAAACGCTGCAACCTCATGGCCGAGGAAGGAGTCGAGTTCCGCACCGGCGTGGATGTGGGCAAAGATATGAGTATAAAAGAGCTCAGAGATTCCAACGACGCGGTACTCCTTACCGTGGGGGCGACAAATCCCCGGGATCTTCCGGTGCCGGGCCGGGAACTCAAGGGCGTGCACTTCGCCATGGAGTTTCTCACAGCCAATACCCGAAGCTACCTCAACTCCAAGCTCTCCGACGGCAAATACATCGATGCCAAAGGCAAGAAGGTGATCGTAATCGGTGGGGGCGACACGGGGAACGACTGCATCGGTACCAGTGTCCGTCACGGTGCAGAGAGCGTGATAAACTTCGAGCTTCTCAGCCGGCCGCCCAAGGAGCGGGACGCTTCAATGCCTTGGCCCACATACCCACGGCTTGAAAAAAGCGACTACGGTCACCAGGAAGCCGAGGCGAAGTACGGCCGTGACCCCCGGGAGTACAATATTCTCACCAAGGAGTTCATCGGAGACGGTGAAGGTAATCTCAAGGCTCTGAAGACCGTCCGGGTGGAGTGGAGCAAAAAGCCCGGCGAACGGCCCACCTTCGCAGAGGTGCCCGGAACCGAGGAGACCTGGGAGGCGGACCTGGTATTTCTGGCTCTGGGGTTTCTCGGACCCGAGCAGTATCTTGCAGAAAGCCTTGAGCTGGATACTGACCAACGGAGCAACTACCGGGCCGAATACGGCGAGTACGCCACCTCTGTTGACAATGTCTTCGCCGCCGGGGACGCCCGCCGGGGACAGAGCCTGATCGTATGGGCAATTAACGAAGGCAGGGGCGCAGCCCGGGCCGTGGATCTGAAGCTTAACGGCAGCAGTAATCTGCGGGGGTGA